The Mesoterricola silvestris sequence TCCACGGAGACGCTGGGGTCCTGGGCGCTGGCCGAGCTGTGCAGGATGATGTTGACCCCGGAATTCTTGCTGAGCTGCTGGAAGATCTCCCGCAGGCTGGTCTTCCGGGTGAAGTTGAGGTCCATGCCCTCCAGGGAGCGGGGGTTGATGGGCAGGGCGGGCTTGGCTTCGGCGCGCTGCCGGGCCTCCTCGACGCTGCCCTCCTTCTCCTCGATGGCGCGCTGGCGGGCCGCGGCTTCCTCCAGGCGGTTCATCCAGTCCACGGCCACCTGGTTGGAGGGGTCCAGCACCACCGCCGAAGCCACCTCGCGCCGCACCTCGTCCACCCGGCCCTGCTTCTTGGCTTCCCGGGCCTTGACCAGGTGGGCCTCGGCGGCCAGCGGCGCGGTCTTGCGGAAGCCGATCTTGGCCTGGATGTTGCCGGGATCCTTGTTGAGGATCTGGCGGTACTGGGCGAGGGCCTCTTCGTACTTGCCCTCGTCGAAGGAGGCCTGGGCCTTGTGGAGGGCGCAGCCCAGGGCGAAGACCAGGGACAGCGTGACCGCGAGCGTCCGGGCCAGGTGATCGATGGTGGGTCGAAGGGTTCGCATCTTATCCTTCCGGTGGGTTTCAGAATTCATTGGCCGGTCCTGACCCGGCGCCGCCGCGGATCTCCACGGCGTCGATCCGGAACTTGATGTCCCCGAACTTCACGTTCTGGAATTCCGCGAAGGCCTCCGTGACCTTCACGAGGCGCCACTGGGGGTTGAAGAGGTCGCCCTCCTTGAAGGTGACGGGTTCGTCGCCCTTCATGAACGCCCCCAGGCGCCCGGACTTCTTCGTGCCCAGGTAGCCCAGGAAGCGGAGGCCCTGGGGCTTGCTTCCGGTCTGCCGGGCCCGTTCCGCGGCCAGGGCCTGGGCCGCGAGCTGCTCGGCGGTGGGCGGCGGGGGCGGCGGCGGCGGGGGCGGCGGGGGCGGAGGCGGCGGCGGGGGGCCCTCGAAGAGGAAGAGGTCCCGCAGCATGCGGTCCTCCGTGGGCAGTTCCCCGGCCTTGTCCAGCTTGTTCAGGTCGGGCAGCTTCTGGAGCTCCCGGGCCTGCCGGTCGCCCAGGGCCGCCGCGGCGGCGCGCCGGGCCTCGGCGCCCTTGGGGGCGGCGGCGGGGGTCGCGGCGGGCCACAGGTACCACACCAGAACGGCCAGGGCCACCAGGGCGCCCTGCACCCGGCGGTTGGACTTCAGGTCCTGGAGCATGGCCTTGGCGTCGGTGCCCTTGAGGCCTTTCGTGGGCTCGCTCATGCTCCCTCCCCGGGTTCCAGGGCCGAGCCCGGCGCCTGGCGGAAGGCCCTCAGGACCACCGTCAGGTGGGCCCCTTCGGGGCTTTCATCCAGCTTGGCGCTCACCACCGCGAAGGGCAGCTTGCCGCCTTCCAGGGCCAGCATGAAGGTCTTCAGGCTCTTGAAGAGGCCCGTGACGGTGAACTCCACGTCCACGGACTCCAGCAGGCTGCCCTTGGCGCCCTCCCTGCTGGGGGCGCCGTACTTCACGGACACCAGGCGGACCCCGTGTTTCTGGCTCAGCTCGAAGAGGGTCTGGCTGAGCTTCCAGTGGAGCTGGCCGATGCTTTCGGCCGGCATGTTGCGCAGGAGCTCGTCCAGGGCCCGGCGGTCGGCGCGGATGCGGTCGGCCTCGGCCTGGTAGGCCTTGAGCTCGGCGCTCTTGCGCTCCAGGTCCCGGGAGGCGTCCTGGGCGGCCTTCACGCTGCGGCCCCGGCGCTGGGAGGCGTCGGGCAGGACGAAGAGGAGGATGGCGAGGCCCAGGAAGGCCATGACGCCGCCGCCGGCGAGGCGGAAGGTGCTGGACCGCAGCGGGGTGATCATTCCTCACCTCCGCCGGTGGGCCGGGGCCTGGACCGGGGGAACCGGGGGGCCCGGATGGGGCTGGGGTTCAGCTCGCCCGGGTTGCCGGTCATCCCGGGCTGGGTGGGGGGGCGCACCGGCGGCGTCATGGTCTGCGCGGGCGCGGGGCGGGGCGCCGTGGGGACCGGCGCGGGGCGCGGGGCCGCGGGGGCCGGGGCGGCCTTGGCGGTCTTGGACTGGGGACCGAATTTGGGCAGGGGCTTGTAGGGGGGCGGCACGGAGAGGACGGCCAGGGTGTATTCGAAATCCACGCCGCCGCCCTGGCGGTCCGATTCCCGCTCCAGGATCACCTGCTCGAAGAAGGGGTTCTTCTGGAGGGACTCCACCAGGGCGGCCTCCGCCTCCCGGGTGCGGGCCTCGCCCCGGACCTTCACCTGGACCTTCTGGTCCTGGCCGCGGGTGCGCTGCAGGGACTTGAAACGCACATCGGGCACCATGCTCCGCTCCAGTTCGGCCGTGAGGCGCGACCAGGGCAGGCTCCGCTCCGTGAAGATGCGTTCGGCCAGGCGCCACCGGGGCAGTTCCCGGGCCACGTCGATGGAACGGAGCTCGTCCATGACCTTGCGCTGGGAATCCTCGGTGAGCCGCGTGCGGGCGTTGGTGGCCACGGTGAGCCTGCCGGCCTTGGCGGCCTGCTGGTAGGCCCTCAGGGTGAGGCCCAGGGCGCCGGCCAGGACCAGTCCGCCGGCGGTCAGGGCCGCCCAGCCGATGAGCGCGTGGTTGAGGCGCCACAGGGTGCTGGGGGGGGCGAGGTCGAGCTTGAGCGTCGGAACGGCCATCAGAGCGCCTCCTGGGCCGGGATTTCGGGCTGGAGGATCCGGGTGGGGATGGAGCTGTCGGGCCAGGTGGGGGCCCCCCACACCAGGACTTCCTGGGGCGGGCGGGAATCCCGCTGGAGGTAGGCGGAGGAGGGCAGCACCCGCTCCTGGATCCAGGTCTCGGCGGTGGCGGGCTCCGTCCACTGCCGCAGGAGGGCCAGGTTGCGTCCCCAGGAGGCCAGGGTGCCCGTGTAGGTGTCCTGGCCCGCCGGGCACAGGGACAGCAGCATGCCGGGGACCTCGCGGCTGGAGGCCAGCCGGTTGTAGAGCCAGAGCCAGCGGGGGACGAGGCTGCGGATGGGGCGGCCCAGGGTGAGGGAGGCCTGGAGCCAGGCCTCCCGGGTGGCCTCCGCGATGCCCGCCAGGAGCCACGCGTTCTCGCCCAGGGACAGGGCCTGCACGGCCTGGGGCTCCTCCAGGGCCAGGCTCTGGTTGAAGCGCCACTTGAAGAAGGCCTCCCGGGCCTCGGCGCCCGGGGGCACCTCCACGATGTCCCGGATCAGGAGGGACGGGATCCAGGCGTCGTCCACCACCCAGTGGGTGGGGCCCGCGGGGAGGCCCTCCAGCGCCATGACCAGCACGTCCTGGGTGACGGGGCCCGACAGGCTCCGGGACTGGCCTCCGGCGTGGATGCGGTGGGGCTCCAGCCACACCACGGACGCCGTCCTGGTGCCCAGGGTCAGGGCACTCATTTGTCAGGTCCCCCATTGACACTGTTTACGACTGGGGGGGTGGTTCCACGGTTCATCGGCAAGGGAGCTCCGGCTTTGGGCGAATCGACCCCCATAGTATCCCCGGGATTGGCGATTCCCAAGGGCGGGGGCGGCGTCGTCCCTAATTTTTCACCAGGGGCGCCCCTTCGGGGCCCGGTTCTGGCGGGGGAAGAGGTTCAGGGTCACCGGGGAAACCCCCGGGCGGCCCCGGTCCGGGGTCCCGGCAGGGGCCGGGGCCGACCTCCGGCGTGGACGGGATGCGGTTCCAGCCATACCATGGAAGCTTGTGCACCTCCCCGAGCCATGACGTTCCTTTCTTGGGGTAATTATAATCTATTAATTGCTGGCGCCAGGGAGAAGGTGGGGCGGCAAGCGCCCTGGGGTTTGCCGTTGGACGTCAGGGGTTTCTCAGGAGTAAGTGGCGCGTCAGACCAGGTGGTTCCCCGGTTGAGAGGGTTCGTTTGCGGTTAATTGCACTGGAAGTTAACGGGTTCAAGTCCTTCGCCGACCCCCAGAAGCTCAGCTTCCCGGTGGGGATGACGGCGGTGGTGGGGCCCAACGGATGCGGGAAATCCAACATCTCGGACGCCCTGGCCTGGGTCCTGGGCGAGCAGCGGGCCACCCTGCTGCGCGGGGCGGAGATGGCGGACGTGATCTTCGCGGGCACCGGGCAGCGCAAGCCCATGGGCATGGCCGAGGTGAAGCTCACCCTGGAGATGCCCGACCCCGGCCACCCCGGCTCCGTGCGGGAGGTGGTCATCAGCCGCCGGCTCTACCGGGACACCGGCAGCGAATACCGCATCAACGGCCGGGAATGCCGCCTCAAGGACGTGTCCGACCTGCTCATGGACACGGGCATGGGCACCCGGGCCTATTCCTTCATCCAGCAGGGGCAGATCGACCTGATCCTCTCCTCCAAGCCCAAGGACCGGCGCTCCCTCCTGGAGGAGGCCGCGGGCATCACCCGGTACAAGCTGCGCCGCACCGACGCCGAGCGCCGCCTGGAGGAGACCCGCGCCAACCTCCTCCGGCTGGACGACATCCTCTTCGAGCTCACCAAGCAGCAGGAGTCCCTCAAGCGCCAGGCCGCCAAGGCCCGCCGGGCCCAGGAGCTCGACGTGGCCATCAAGGCCACCCAGCGCATCCTGCTGGCCGGCAAGGCCTCGGAACTGGAGGAGGCCAAGGAGCGCATCCTGGAGAACCTGGACGCCCTGGAGCGGCGCATCGCCGCCCTGACCGCCCAGGCCTCGGAGAAATCCTCCGAGGTGGAGGGCCTGCGCCTGGCCCTGGACGAACTGAACCACCGCCAGGAAAAGCGTGCCCGGGCCGTCATGGGCCTGGACCAGCGCCTGGGCCTCCTGGACCAGGACCGGGGGTTCCAGGGGGAGCGCATCCGGGAATCGGAGCAGACCGCCGCCCTCCTCCAGGGGCGCCTGGACGAGCTTTCCGCGCGCTCGGGCGACACCGAGGCGGAGACGGTGCGCCTCCAGGAGGCCCTGAAGGCGGCGGAGACGGCCCTGGAGGCCCGGGACGGGCTGGTGGCCGAAGCCGAGGAGGCCGTGGCCCTGGCCGGGGGCGCCCTGCGCCACATCGAAGCCGAGCTCAAGGAACTGCGGGCCCGCCGGGTGGAAGCCGAGCGGGAGGCCCTGGCCGCCCAGCGCCGGCGCCAGGGCGTGCTCCAGGAGATCGCCCAGCGTTCGGGGCGCCTGGACAACCTCAACCATGAGGAGGCCATCCGCGCCCCCCGCCTGGAGGCGCTGGAGGCCGATGTCCTGCGCCTGGGCCGGGAGGAGGAGGGGGCTTCGGGCCGACTGGAGCAGATGGAGGAGGCCGTGCAGGTGCAGGGCCGGATCCGCCAGGAGACCGCCGACGCCCACCGCGCCGCCGCCGCGGCCCTGCGCGAGGCCGAAGGGGCCCTGGAGGCCCAGGAACTGCGCATGCGCCAGCTGGGCGACCTGCTGCGGGACGCGGCCGGCGCGGGCGATCAGCGCAGGGCGCTGGAGTGGCTCCGGGCCAAGGGCGTGGTCCCCACGGCCTTCGTGGACGCGGTCACCGTGGAGGACGAGCGCCTCCCGCACATCGAACGCCTCCTGGGCGCCTGGATCCAGACCGTGGACCTGGGCGGGGCCCCCGGCGCCTGGGAGGCCCCGGGGCAGCTCCTCTTCAGCGGGGGGGGCGCCGCGGACCCCGTCCCCGCCCCGGAGGGCGCCGTGGCCCTGCGGGACGCGGTGAAGTGGCGCCCCGGCCGGGCCCGGCCCCTGGAGGGGCTCCTGAACCGCGCCTTCGCGTGCGCCGACGCGGACCTGGCGGACCTGGCCCGGGCCCATCCGGAATGGGCCTTCGTTTCGCCGGCCCTGGTGAAGCTGCCCTTCGGCCCCGTGCAGGCCGGCGTGGCCGCGCCGGCGGCGTCGCCCCTGAAGCTCCGGCAGGAGTTCGAGGCCGCCAAGGCGTCCCGGGAGGAGGGGCTGGACCGGGTGGAGACCCTGGAATCCGCCGTGAAGACCGCCGACTACCGCATGCGGGAGGCCGCGGACCACTTCAAGGAGATGGACGAGGACCACATCGCCGCCCGGCGCGTGGTGGAGGATCTCAAGGGCCGCAGGGCTTCGGCGGCCGCGCAGCTGCGCGAGATCAAGGAGGCCCAGGAGCGCGCCGATGCCCAGTGGGAGCAGCTGGAGGCGGAGATCGCCGCGCTGCAGGCGCAGCTGCGCGACCTGGAGGCGCCGGCGGAAAACCCCGAGGAGGCCCTCCTGGTGGAGGCGGTGCATGCCGCCGACGCCCGGCGCGCCGAGGCCCAGAAGGCCCTGGACGACCGCCGGGAGACCCTGGTGGAGGCCTCGCGCATGCGGGGGTCGGCCTGGTCCGAACGGGACGCCGTGCAGCGCCACCTGCAGCAGCTCCAGCGGGGGGTGTACGACCTGGAGGCCGAGAAGGGCCGCGTCCAGGCGGACCTCGCCCTGAGCGCGGACAAGGCGGCCCAGGCGAGCGCTCGCATGGCCGAACTGGAGGTGGAAGCGCACCGCCTGCTGGAGGAGCGCCAGACCCTGGTGGAGGAGCAAGCCGCCGCCTTGCCGGGCATCGAGACCGCCCAGGAGTTCCTCCGGGTGCAGGAGCGCGGCGCCCGGGAACTGGCCCAGGCCCTGGAGAACGCCCGCCAGCTGCACCAGGAGTCCCTGCTGCAGGGCGCCCAGGTGCAGGGCAGCATGGAGGCCATGTCCCGGGAGATCGAGCTGGCGCTGGGCTTCACGGTGCCCGATTTCCTCGCGTCCATCTCGGACGAGGAGAAGGAGGCCTGGGCCCTGGGCGAGCTGGTGCACCAGACGCGCATGCAGGAGCTGCAGAGCAAGCGCCTGGACCTGGGCGGCGTGAACCCCCTGGCCATCCAGGAGCTGCAGGAGGCCGAGGACCGGCTGGCCTTCATGAACGAGCAGCGGCGCGACGTCACGGAGGCCATCGGGAACCTGGAGGCCACCATCCGCGAGATCAACGCCACCAGCGAGGAGCGTTTCCGCGAGGCGTTCGAGTTCATCAACACGCGGTTCCACGAGGTGTTCCGGGAGGCCTTCGGCGGCGGCGCGGCCACGCTCATCCTGCAGGATCCCAAGGATCTCCTGGAGTGCGGCATCGAGATCACCGCCCAGCCCCCTGGCAAGAGCGCCAAGGCCCTGACCCTCCTGAGCGGCGGCGAGAAGGCCCTGACCGCCATCTCGCTCCTGTTCGCCATCTTCCACTACAAGCCCAGCCCCTTCTGCGTGCTGGACGAGGTGGACGCGCCCCTGGACGAGGCCAACGTGGGGCGCTTCGCGGGGATGGTGCAGCGCATGAAGGAAGGCACCCAGTTCATCGTCATCACCCACCAGAAGCCCACCATGGTGGCCGCGGACACGCTGTACGGCGTGACCATGGAGGAGATGGGCGTTTCGAGGCTGGTGAGCGTGCAGCTGCGGGAGGCGGCCCAGCTGGTTTGAGATGGTCATGGATTTGTCATGAGAGGTTTTGGGCACCTTCGGGTTGTCAACACGAAAGAAACCGGAAAGTGTGGAAAACTAATTGATGGTTGATTTATTCAACCCTCGGCGACCCGCTGGGCTATTTATTGAAAACTAAGGCACTAAGCCCTTCGTATCCGGGACCGCGCATCCCCATCCGGCGGTGACCCGGGCTGGATTCCCGGGCCTTTTGGCCGGAAATCCACAAGGTTTTCCACACGCCGCCCGGACACCCCCCGCGTAACGGTTTCGTAAACCTCTTGAAAACGTGTTGTTGCAAGGGCTCCCGGGGCCGTCCCGGACCCTTTTTTCCAGGGCGGGGGAATTCGATTCATTTTTCGCCTTGACGGGTCCCCGGGCCGGGGTGGCCGGCGCCGGTTACAGTCGTTACATGGCCAAGATCTCCTCCCACTACGAATGCACCGCCTGTGGCGCCCGTTTTCCCCAGCCCATGGGCAAGTGCGGGGCCTGCGGAGGGTTCGGAACCATCGAAGAGGTGCGGGGCGCCCTGAAGAAGGACCTCGCCCGGGCCCGCAGCGCCTTTTCCCAGAGCACCTACCAGGAGCCGGTGTCCCTGCTGTCCGTGGAGATCAGCGAGGACAGCCGCGCCGCCACGGGGCTTCCCGAACTGGACCGGGTCCTGGGCGGGGGCGTGGTGCCGGGCATGGTGGTGCTCCTGGGGGGCGAGCCCGGCATCGGCAAGTCCACGCTGGTGCTCCAGTGGGCGGCCGCCTGCGGCGGCGGCGTGCTCTACGCCAGCGGCGAGGAGAGCGAGCGCCAGATCAAGCTGCGCGCCCAGCGCCTGGGCGCCGAGAGCCCCGCCATCCACCTCTTCGCCGAGACCGATGTGCGCCGGATCCTGGAAGCCGCGGACCGCATGAGGCCCGCGCTGCTCCTGGTGGATTCCATCCAGACCCTCTTCGATCCCGAATTCGAATCCTCCGCGGGCTCGGTGAGCCAGGTGCGGGGCTGCGCCACGCTCCTGGCCCGCTGGGCCAAGGGCACCGGCACGCCCCTGGTGCTGGTGGGCCACGTCACCAAGGACGGGAGCCTGGCCGGGCCCAAGGTGCTCGAGCACCTGGTGGACACGGTCCTCGCCTTCGAGGGGGACCGCCACCACCACCACCGCCTCCTGCGCGCCCTCAAGAACCGCTTCGGCGCCGCCTTCGAACTAGGCGTGTTCGCCATGACCGAGCGCGGCCTGGTGCCCGCCGAAGGCAATCCCTTCTGGCTGGACACCGAGCCCAGGCCGGGCTGCGCGGCCACCGTGGTGCTTTCCGGCACCCGCCCCGTGATCGTGGAGATCCAGGCCCTGGTGGCCGCCGCGGGCCTGGGCATTCCCCGGCGAACCGCCCTGGGCATCGACGGCCAGCGCCTCTCCATGCTCTGCGCCGTGGCCGAGCGCCGCGGCGGGGTGCAGCTCCACGACCGGGACGTGTACCTCAACGTGGCCGGGGGCCTGGAAGTGGAGGATCCCGCCGCGGACCTGGCCGTCATCGCCGCCCTCACCAGCAGCGCCACGGGCAGGGTGCTCCTTCCCCGCTGCCTGTTCCTGGGGGAGGTGGGCCTCACCGGCGAAGTGCGCCCCGTGTCCCAGCTGCCGCTGCGCCTCCAGGAGGGCGCGCGCCTGGGCTTCCAGGGCGCGGCGGTGCCCCGCACCGGGCTGGACGCCTCCCATTCCTCGCCCCTGGAGCTCTATCCCGAGCTGGGCATGGAGCGCCTGAAGGGCAAGCCCTGGCTGGCGGGGAGGACCGAGGAATAGGGTGCCCGAAGTCACGAACCGCGCCGGCGCGCCCGGGGTAGAATCCAGGGCACTGGGGGATATCCGATGCGATCCATGACCGCCTTTGCCGAGACCCTGCGCCCCCTGGAACGGGGCGCGCTGAGGCTCACGGTGCGCTCCGTGAACCACAAGGCCCTGGACATCTCCCTGCGCATCCACCCCTCCTTCTTCCCCCTGGAGGCCGGCATCCGGGCGCGGGTGAGGGAGGTGGCCCTGCGGGGCAAGGTGGACCTGGCGGTGGAGGTGCAGGACGAGCCCTCCCTGGAGCCCCAGATCAACCGCTCGCTCCTTCGCTCCATGGCCAAGACCTGGCAGGAGGACGCCGAGTGGCTGAACCTGCCCCCCCTCTCCGCCGAGGCGTTCTTCCGGCTGCCAGGGGCCTGGCTGCCCCCCTCCGCCGATCTGGCGGAGCGCCTGGAGGGGGCCATCCTGGAGGCCCTGGACACCCTCCTGAAGCTCTGGAACGAAGGGCGCGAGAAGGAAGGCGAACGCCTCCTGCCCGCCTTCCAGGACGGCGCCGCCCGCCTGGAAGCCCTCTGCGCCACCCTCCAGGCCGAGAGCGAGGCCCAGGCCAAGGAATTGCCCGAACTCTACCGCAGGCGCCTGGACCAGGTGCTGGAGGATGCCCGCCTTTCCGGCCAGCTGCCGGCGGAACGCATCATCGCCGAAGCGGGCGCCCTGGCGGTGCGGGAGGATGTGCGGGAAGAACTCGTCCGCCTGTCAGCGCACCTGGAGGATTTCCGGGAGCGCCTGCGCCGGGGCAACCTGGGCGGCAAGGCCCTGGACGTGTGGAGCCAGGAGGTCCTGCGGGAACTCAACACCTGCGGCTCCAAGTGCAAGCGCCTGGCCATGACCCGGGCGGTCATGGAGGCCAAGGGCGTCCTGGAGCAGATCCGGGAGCAGGGGGCGAACCTGGAATAGATGACCCAGGTTTCCGACTCACCCCGTCCCGGGGGCGCCGGAGGGCCTGAAAGTGATCCCTTCTTTCATCCCCTTCATCCTGTTCATCCGTTTTCATCCCTGTTCCTGCAGGGCCGGCGATGGGGTGGGGCGGCGCGCGGTTTATCTGCATGCGCCGACCCATCCCTGCTCTGGCCCTGCGGAAACGGGGATGAAAACAGATGAATGGGATGAAGGGGATGAGGCGTGGAACTCAGGCCGTTCCCGGCTGAGGAACTCGGGATGGGTGGGGTGGGTCGGACACGTGGGCTATAGGCCTTCGGGCACGTCCACGAGCAGGGGCTCCTCGATGCGCCCGAGGCGGCTCAGGTGCCGCAGGCGCTCCAGTTGGATCAGGGACAGCCGGGTGCCCGCCGGGATGAGGATCATGCCGTCCGGGTTCAGCACGTCGGCCATGAGGAGCATGCCGGGGGCCAGGCTCTCGATGTCCAGGAGGCGGTGGGTGGTCTCGGGCTCGGCGGTGGGGTCGGCGCCCAGCACCTGGCCCAGGGCGGCCAGCACCACGGGGTCGTAGGCGCCCTTGCGCAGCCGGAGCTGCTCGAAGACCACGCTGCGGCTGTGGCGCAGGCGCAGGCCCTCCACGAAGTCCGTGGCCACGCGCAGGATGCGGGATTCCAGGGGGAGCGCGTCCTCCCGGGTGCCGTCCATGGGGTAGCCCTCGCCGTCGAAGTCCTTGGCCGAGTACAGGATGATGCGGGAGACGGACTTGAGGCGGGGGATATTGGCCACCATGCGCGCGCCCACCTCGGGCACCGTGCGGAAGGCCTCCTGTTCCTGCACGGTGAGCCGCTCCCCCCGGGCCACCTTGGCCTGGACGTCCACGGGAATGGCCAGGCGGCCGATGGGTGCCAGCAGGGCGGCCAGGCCCAGGTCCCAGGGGTTGCGGATGCCCAGGCGCCCGGCCATCTTCATGGCGTACTCCCGCAGGAGCTGGCTCCGGCCGAAGACCTTGGCGTCGAAGACGGACAGGAGGTCCACCAGGGTCTGGACGCTCCCCGTGAGGGTCTGTTCCAGGAGGATCCGCTCCCCGGTCACCAGGTCGTACTGGCGGATGCCGGCCTCCAGCACCTCCGCGAGGCTCTCCTCGTCGCAGGGCTTGTTCAGGAAACGGAACACGTGGCCCTTGTTCACGGCCTCCATGGCCGTTTCCAGATCCGCCTGGCCGGTGAGCATGATGCGGGTGGTGTCGGGGGAGATGCGCTTGACCTCGGCGAGGAACTCCACGCCGTCCATGCCCGGCATGCGCATGTCGGCCACCACCGCCGCGAAGGGCAGGGAGGTGCGCATGAGCTCCAGGCCCTCGTCCCCGGAGGAGGCGGCGTGGAAGTCGAACCGCTTGCGGAAGGCCCGGCCGAAGGCCGCCGTGAGGTTGGGATCGTCGTCCACGAAGAGGATTCTGGCGAGCATGGGGGACTCCGGGGTCATTCGGGGAGCGGGGTGGTCAGGAAGGTCTTCCAGCGCCCGGGCCGTTCCGGGTCCCCGTGGGCGAGGATACGCTCGTCGGAGCGGCCGTCCTGGAACAGGTCCACGGCGCCCTCCTGGAAGCCGTCCGCGGCGTAGAGGGCCAGGCCCGCGGGGAAGCCCGCGGTGGGGAGCGTGGGGGCGTGGTGCTCCCGGATGTGCCGGCAGAATTCCTGGGGCAGGCCCCAGAGGCTCAGGAGCTGGGCGCCCACGTGGGGGTGGTCGGTGCCGTACAGCCGGCGCTCCGCGGCCACCAGGCCGGGGGCCTCGGCGATGCGCCCGTAGTCCGCCCCGGGATCCAGGGCCAGGATCACCCGGCCCATGTCGTGGAGGAGGCCCAGGGAATAGGCGTCCTCCAGCACCACCGGGCGCTGGCCCTCCCCGGCGGCGATGGACCGGGCGCCGGTGGCCACGGCCTGGGAGTGGCGCCACAGGGCGTTCATGTCCAGGCCGGCGGGCTTGAGGGCCTGGAGGGCCTCCATGGCGCCCCGCACCAGGACGACGGTCTTCACCGTCTCCAGGCCCAGCATGCTGATGGCCTGGCCCAGGTCCGTGACCCGGCGCTCCAGGGAGAAGTAGGCGGAATTGACCAGTTTCAGCAGCCTCGAGGCGATCCCGAGATCCGACTGCACCAGGGCCACCAGGGCGGGCAGGGGGGGATCCTCCTGGGCCAGCAGGCTCCGGATGCGGGCGTAGAGGCTGGGGAGGCTGGGAAGGCCCTTGAGCCCCGCCACGAAGCGGCGGGCCCGCTCGTCCAGGCCCCCGGACTCGTCCAGCACCAGCTCCTCCAGGACGCCCACCAGGATCTCCGGGTCCACGGGCTTGGCCAGGAAGCGGTGGAAGTGCCCCTCCGCGGCCTCCATGAGATCGACCCGGGGCTGGCCGGAGAGCACGACCCGCAGGGTGGAGGGGCTGGAGGCGCGCACGGCCCTGAGGAGCGCCGCCCCGTCCAGGCCGGGCATGAGGAGCTCGGTGACGACGATGTCGAAGGAGGCCCGCCCCAGGATGGCCAGGGCCTCCTCCCCCGACCCCGCCAGGGCCACGTGCCATCCGGGCCGCTCCACCCGCAGGGAGCGCCGGAAGGCCTCCAGGAGCATGGGCTCGTCATCCACCAGCAGGATCCGCATCAGGCCTCCCCGGGCAGTTGGATGACGAAGGTGGTCCCCGCGCCGGGTTCGGTCTCGAAGAAGATCTTCCCGCCGTGGAGGTTGACGATGTTCTGGTAGCAGATGGTCAGGCCCTGGCCGGTGCCCTTGCCGACGCCCTTGGTGGTGTAGAAGGGCTCGAAGACCCGGGCCTGGTGCTCGGGGGGGATGCCCGTCCCCGTGTCGCGCACCCGGATCTCGACGAGCTCCCCGGCGCGCCGGGTGGAGACGGTGATCTGGCCCATGCCGCCCCGGGCCTGGATGGCGTGGGCGGCGTTCACGATGAGGTTGAGGAAGGCCTGGCTCAGTTCGGCCGCGTGGCCCCGCACCGCGGGCAGCCCCTCCTCCAGGTCCAGATCCAGGGTCGCCACGTACTTCCATTCGTTGCGCGCGATGGTGGCGGCGCCCGCCGCCAGGCGGTTCACGTCCAGGATGGTGGGTTCCTTGGCGCCGGGATGGGTGAACTCCTTCATGGCCCGGACGATGCGGGCCACGCGCTGCACGCCGTCCAGGGACTCCTGGAGCACCTTGGGAAGCTCTCCCCGGAGGTACTCCAGGTCCGCGGCCTCCTCCGCCGCCCTGAGTCCGGGGTCCGGGGCCGCGGCCCCGCGGTACAGGTCGAGGAGCCCGGTGAGGCTCGCGAAGGACTTCTTCAGGAGGGTGAGGTTCATGTGCACGAACTGGATGGGCGTATTGATCTCGTGGGCGATGCCCGAAGCCAGCTGGCCCACGGATTCCAGCTTCTGGGCCTGGCGCAGGCTCACCTCCAGGGCGGCGCGCTCCTGTTCGGCCTGCCTGCGGTCCGTGACGTCCCGGGCCACCACCAGGCCCTGGGGGGGGCCGCTGCCGCCGAACCTCGCGGCCCGGGCCTCCAGCACGCGGTACGAGCCGTCCCTGTGCCGGAGCCGGAATTCCAGGACCGGGATGCTGCCCTGGGCGATGAGGCGATCCAGGGCCTCCAGGACGCCGGGGAGGTCGTCGGGGTGGACGGCCTCCTCCAGCGTGGGGAACCCTTCGCCGGGGCCGTAGCCCAGGATCCGCGCGTAGGAAGGGCTGGTGAAGGTCCGCCGGCCCCGGCCGTCCACGATGGCCAGGAGGTCCATCATGTTCTCCGAGATGGCCTGGAAGAGCTCCTCGCTCCGCCTGAGCCGGCGCTCCGTGGCCATGCGCTCCCGGGCGTACCTCGCCACCCGCAGGAGGGT is a genomic window containing:
- the radA gene encoding DNA repair protein RadA: MAKISSHYECTACGARFPQPMGKCGACGGFGTIEEVRGALKKDLARARSAFSQSTYQEPVSLLSVEISEDSRAATGLPELDRVLGGGVVPGMVVLLGGEPGIGKSTLVLQWAAACGGGVLYASGEESERQIKLRAQRLGAESPAIHLFAETDVRRILEAADRMRPALLLVDSIQTLFDPEFESSAGSVSQVRGCATLLARWAKGTGTPLVLVGHVTKDGSLAGPKVLEHLVDTVLAFEGDRHHHHRLLRALKNRFGAAFELGVFAMTERGLVPAEGNPFWLDTEPRPGCAATVVLSGTRPVIVEIQALVAAAGLGIPRRTALGIDGQRLSMLCAVAERRGGVQLHDRDVYLNVAGGLEVEDPAADLAVIAALTSSATGRVLLPRCLFLGEVGLTGEVRPVSQLPLRLQEGARLGFQGAAVPRTGLDASHSSPLELYPELGMERLKGKPWLAGRTEE
- the smc gene encoding chromosome segregation protein SMC, whose amino-acid sequence is MRLIALEVNGFKSFADPQKLSFPVGMTAVVGPNGCGKSNISDALAWVLGEQRATLLRGAEMADVIFAGTGQRKPMGMAEVKLTLEMPDPGHPGSVREVVISRRLYRDTGSEYRINGRECRLKDVSDLLMDTGMGTRAYSFIQQGQIDLILSSKPKDRRSLLEEAAGITRYKLRRTDAERRLEETRANLLRLDDILFELTKQQESLKRQAAKARRAQELDVAIKATQRILLAGKASELEEAKERILENLDALERRIAALTAQASEKSSEVEGLRLALDELNHRQEKRARAVMGLDQRLGLLDQDRGFQGERIRESEQTAALLQGRLDELSARSGDTEAETVRLQEALKAAETALEARDGLVAEAEEAVALAGGALRHIEAELKELRARRVEAEREALAAQRRRQGVLQEIAQRSGRLDNLNHEEAIRAPRLEALEADVLRLGREEEGASGRLEQMEEAVQVQGRIRQETADAHRAAAAALREAEGALEAQELRMRQLGDLLRDAAGAGDQRRALEWLRAKGVVPTAFVDAVTVEDERLPHIERLLGAWIQTVDLGGAPGAWEAPGQLLFSGGGAADPVPAPEGAVALRDAVKWRPGRARPLEGLLNRAFACADADLADLARAHPEWAFVSPALVKLPFGPVQAGVAAPAASPLKLRQEFEAAKASREEGLDRVETLESAVKTADYRMREAADHFKEMDEDHIAARRVVEDLKGRRASAAAQLREIKEAQERADAQWEQLEAEIAALQAQLRDLEAPAENPEEALLVEAVHAADARRAEAQKALDDRRETLVEASRMRGSAWSERDAVQRHLQQLQRGVYDLEAEKGRVQADLALSADKAAQASARMAELEVEAHRLLEERQTLVEEQAAALPGIETAQEFLRVQERGARELAQALENARQLHQESLLQGAQVQGSMEAMSREIELALGFTVPDFLASISDEEKEAWALGELVHQTRMQELQSKRLDLGGVNPLAIQELQEAEDRLAFMNEQRRDVTEAIGNLEATIREINATSEERFREAFEFINTRFHEVFREAFGGGAATLILQDPKDLLECGIEITAQPPGKSAKALTLLSGGEKALTAISLLFAIFHYKPSPFCVLDEVDAPLDEANVGRFAGMVQRMKEGTQFIVITHQKPTMVAADTLYGVTMEEMGVSRLVSVQLREAAQLV
- a CDS encoding PilN domain-containing protein translates to MAVPTLKLDLAPPSTLWRLNHALIGWAALTAGGLVLAGALGLTLRAYQQAAKAGRLTVATNARTRLTEDSQRKVMDELRSIDVARELPRWRLAERIFTERSLPWSRLTAELERSMVPDVRFKSLQRTRGQDQKVQVKVRGEARTREAEAALVESLQKNPFFEQVILERESDRQGGGVDFEYTLAVLSVPPPYKPLPKFGPQSKTAKAAPAPAAPRPAPVPTAPRPAPAQTMTPPVRPPTQPGMTGNPGELNPSPIRAPRFPRSRPRPTGGGEE